In one window of Gemmatimonadaceae bacterium DNA:
- a CDS encoding Ig-like domain-containing protein — protein sequence MLAACGDSPAKPIPVASVSVTPASVTLIAGATQQFTATVRDAKGAELTGRAISWTTTNGSVATISATGALATIAPGIATVQAISEGVTGTAAMTVLPVPVASVSVTLPSNTMVVGAVQQAVAVTRDAAGNVLTGRTITWSTSIPSIATVDASGRVTANAPGTVTIGATSESQIGGTALTVQAPAPTITSITPATLSPGGTATITGTGFDTSLGGASVSIRGAPAPIVTITSTQIVVTVPCVESGAADVRVSSLGATPATKAHPVATTQRTVAPGQALILASSTAAACNELVATGGPARYLIAVFSAATSQNTLNAFELAGNTPAAGGVRVVAASRAAPRASIEILSPDDARNSRREQQHFAMLERNRQDYERLMATMRVTPAAPRPSALAQRAAEVAVGDMKNVFFTFSGGCNDTTRVMRAKAIRVGTKSVIWEDSANVLQSSADAPLADFYSRIGQIFDQEQYASVRRSFADPLLRDSLTDGDGKIAMVFSERLNGSGAAAYVTSCDQFPGAVSKGSNFGQYFYGSVPTTAGSNVNSVSFPDGWFYFMTRTVVHEVKHIAALSARVANNAPSFEQSWLEEGTARHAEELWVRESMHHVPFKGNSGFGRASNNGMYCDFHPLDATCNAGDPLRRPSYGVRRQFNEIRNKLIEPWNWSPYGDGTGQSGSIFYQTTWSLVRYAADRYAASDSAFLQALTNATTTGVTNLTAVTGASLDQLIGGWGLALVADDYPGLVNPSPDIQFATWNLRDIYASLNAAPLWTARWNTPFPIAPTPLAYGAFVAQVPVIRGGAHAYFELTGAFTAPQLLNLRTNATTAPGTNLRIAITRLQ from the coding sequence ATGCTTGCCGCCTGTGGCGATTCGCCTGCCAAGCCGATCCCGGTGGCGTCGGTCTCGGTCACGCCGGCCTCTGTGACCCTCATCGCCGGCGCAACCCAACAGTTCACCGCGACCGTTCGCGACGCGAAAGGCGCCGAGCTCACCGGGCGCGCCATCTCGTGGACCACGACGAACGGGTCGGTGGCCACGATATCAGCAACGGGTGCGCTCGCGACGATCGCGCCAGGCATCGCCACCGTTCAGGCTATCAGCGAGGGCGTGACAGGCACCGCCGCGATGACCGTGTTGCCGGTCCCGGTGGCATCGGTTTCCGTCACCCTGCCCTCGAACACCATGGTGGTTGGCGCGGTACAACAGGCCGTGGCGGTAACGCGAGACGCGGCCGGCAACGTGCTCACGGGCCGAACGATTACGTGGAGCACCAGTATTCCGTCCATCGCCACCGTCGACGCGTCTGGTCGGGTCACGGCCAACGCTCCCGGTACGGTGACAATCGGCGCCACCAGTGAATCGCAGATTGGAGGTACCGCGCTGACGGTGCAGGCGCCGGCGCCCACGATCACATCCATCACACCCGCCACGCTGTCACCGGGAGGCACGGCCACCATCACCGGCACCGGCTTCGATACGTCCCTTGGCGGCGCATCCGTCAGCATCCGCGGCGCGCCGGCTCCGATTGTCACTATCACCAGCACCCAGATTGTTGTCACGGTACCATGTGTCGAGTCGGGCGCGGCTGACGTGCGCGTATCCAGTCTCGGCGCCACGCCGGCGACCAAGGCGCACCCGGTGGCAACCACGCAGCGCACCGTGGCACCTGGTCAGGCGCTCATTCTCGCCAGCAGCACCGCTGCAGCCTGCAATGAACTCGTGGCCACCGGCGGTCCGGCGCGATATCTCATTGCCGTGTTCAGCGCGGCCACCTCGCAGAACACGTTGAACGCCTTCGAACTGGCCGGCAACACGCCGGCCGCCGGTGGCGTACGCGTGGTGGCGGCGTCACGGGCTGCACCGCGCGCATCCATCGAGATCCTCTCCCCCGACGACGCGCGCAACAGCCGTCGTGAGCAGCAGCATTTCGCGATGCTGGAACGCAACCGGCAGGACTACGAGCGGTTGATGGCGACGATGCGCGTGACACCCGCCGCACCGCGCCCATCGGCACTTGCCCAGCGCGCCGCCGAGGTTGCGGTTGGCGACATGAAGAACGTGTTCTTCACCTTCTCCGGCGGCTGCAATGACACCACCCGGGTCATGCGCGCCAAGGCGATACGCGTCGGGACCAAATCCGTCATCTGGGAGGACTCGGCGAATGTCCTGCAATCCAGCGCGGACGCGCCGCTGGCCGATTTCTACAGTCGGATTGGTCAGATCTTCGACCAGGAGCAGTACGCGTCGGTGCGTCGCTCATTTGCCGACCCCTTGTTGCGCGACTCGCTCACCGATGGCGACGGTAAGATCGCCATGGTGTTTTCCGAGCGCCTGAATGGTTCGGGCGCCGCCGCGTATGTGACGTCGTGCGATCAATTCCCGGGCGCAGTCTCCAAGGGCAGCAATTTCGGCCAGTACTTCTACGGCTCGGTGCCAACCACGGCCGGCTCGAACGTCAACAGCGTCAGCTTCCCCGACGGGTGGTTCTACTTCATGACCCGCACGGTGGTGCATGAGGTCAAACACATTGCGGCGCTGTCCGCCAGAGTGGCGAACAATGCACCCTCCTTTGAGCAGTCCTGGCTGGAGGAAGGCACCGCGCGTCACGCCGAGGAGTTGTGGGTGCGCGAATCGATGCACCACGTGCCCTTCAAGGGCAACAGCGGTTTCGGGCGCGCCTCCAACAACGGCATGTATTGTGACTTCCATCCACTCGACGCCACTTGCAATGCCGGTGACCCGCTGCGACGCCCCAGCTACGGCGTGCGCCGGCAGTTCAACGAAATTCGAAACAAGTTGATTGAGCCCTGGAATTGGTCGCCCTACGGCGATGGGACGGGGCAGTCGGGATCGATTTTTTACCAGACCACGTGGTCACTGGTGCGCTATGCGGCAGACCGCTATGCCGCATCGGATTCCGCATTCCTGCAAGCCCTCACCAACGCCACCACCACGGGTGTGACCAATCTCACGGCCGTCACCGGTGCATCACTCGATCAACTCATTGGCGGGTGGGGGCTGGCGCTCGTCGCCGATGACTACCCGGGGCTCGTGAATCCGAGCCCGGACATCCAGTTCGCCACCTGGAACCTTCGGGACATCTACGCATCGCTCAATGCGGCACCACTCTGGACGGCCCGGTGGAACACGCCGTTCCCCATTGCGCCAACACCACTGGCGTATGGTGCGTTTGTGGCGCAGGTGCCGGTCATCCGTGGCGGTGCTCACGCCTACTTTGAATTGACCGGCGCGTTCACCGCGCCGCAGTTGTTGAACCTCCGGACCAACGCCACCACGGCGCCAGGCACGAACCTGCGAATCGCCATCACGCGGTTGCAGTAA